The genomic stretch CGCGAGCCGCTCGGCGTGGCGCTCCCAGCGGAAGTGGTGCTCCACGTAGTCGCGCCCTGCCTGCCCGAGGCGCTGGCGCAGCCCCGCGTCCCCGAGCAACTGCAGCACCGCGCGGGCGAAGCCCTCGGGGTCGTCGCGCACGAGCAGGTCGCGCCCGTCCACGCCATTCACCCCACGGTTCGCGATGGCCGAGGACACCACGGGGGTCCCCACCGCCATCGCCTCCAGCACCTTGTTCTGGATGCCCGAGCCCGAGCGCATCGGGCACACCGCCACGCTCGCGTCGCGCAGCGCCTCGCCCATGTCCGCGACCGGCCCCGTCACCTCCACGTCGCGCGAGGCGAGCGCCCGCACGCGCTCGCTCGGCGCCATCCCCACCACGCGGAAGAGCACCCCGGGACGCACCGCGCGCAGCCGGGGCATCACCTCGTGCGCGAACCAGAGCACCGCCTCCTCGTTGGGCTGGTAGCCCATGTTCCCGGTGAAGATGAGCGTGTCCGCGCGCCGCCCCTCCGCCCCCTGGAAGCGGAAGGCATCCACGTCCACGCCGTTCGGAATCACCGAGGCCGCGTCCTCCCCGAACAGCCGCTGGTCCGCGGGCGAGGACACCACCAGGTTCGTGCGACGGCTCACCACGTTGCGCTCGTAGTCGCGCACCCGCCGGTACTCGAGCTCGTACGCGAGCCGCTTCACCCCGCGCACCTGCGTCCTCCGTCCCTCCAGGTTCAGGGTGAGCGAGTCGATGAGATCCAGTACCACCGGCGTGTCCTGCACCCCCTCCACGTACGGCAGCATCCGCATCAGGGTGACGTGGATGGCGTCGAAGCGGTGCTCGCGCCGCAGCGCCTCCAGCCGCCCCTGGAACGCCTCCGAGTGGTGGTAGCGGACCTGGAGCGGCAGGCGCGAGAGCAGTCCCACGCCCAGGTTGCGCAGGACCTGGAGGCGGCTGAGCGGCACCACCTCCACGCGCTCGCACAGGCGCTGCACGTGCGCGAGGTGCTCGGGCGCCACCGGCCGGTCCGCCATGCTCAGGAGCGTGATGGCGTGCTCGCGCCCCAGGGTGCGCAGCTGGTGATACGCGCGCAGCACGTCCCCCTTGTGCGGCGGATAGGGAAAGCGCGGCGTGAGGAAGAGCAGCCTCATGGCATGCTCCTTCGCGCGAGCGAGGTGGCGGAGAAGAGCAGCACCGCCCCCAGCTGCACGGGCGCGCGCAGGTGCCCGCGCGCGACCACCACCTGCGCGTTGCCCAGCTCGCCGTAGCCCGCGCTGTACAGCCCCGCCTCCACCCCCACCGTGAGCTCCGGCGTGAAGAGCATCACCGCCTCCAGCCGCCGCTCGCGCCACAGCTCCACCGCGTCCGGGCCGTAGCCCTGCGGCGCCCCCGGAACGTCGCAGGCACGCGAGTACTCCGCCCACGTCGCCTGGCGCACCTGCGCGCGCAAGCCGGGCGCGAGGTGGAAGCGCGAGGCCACC from Aggregicoccus sp. 17bor-14 encodes the following:
- a CDS encoding glycosyltransferase, whose product is MRLLFLTPRFPYPPHKGDVLRAYHQLRTLGREHAITLLSMADRPVAPEHLAHVQRLCERVEVVPLSRLQVLRNLGVGLLSRLPLQVRYHHSEAFQGRLEALRREHRFDAIHVTLMRMLPYVEGVQDTPVVLDLIDSLTLNLEGRRTQVRGVKRLAYELEYRRVRDYERNVVSRRTNLVVSSPADQRLFGEDAASVIPNGVDVDAFRFQGAEGRRADTLIFTGNMGYQPNEEAVLWFAHEVMPRLRAVRPGVLFRVVGMAPSERVRALASRDVEVTGPVADMGEALRDASVAVCPMRSGSGIQNKVLEAMAVGTPVVSSAIANRGVNGVDGRDLLVRDDPEGFARAVLQLLGDAGLRQRLGQAGRDYVEHHFRWERHAERLASLYAAPAVGT